Proteins encoded within one genomic window of Methanosarcina barkeri str. Wiesmoor:
- the mcrD gene encoding methyl-coenzyme M reductase operon protein D, which translates to MSDSASNTEDSIQIEIFPSRILSPETAQKLMGEIYKVDGVIRVMVQGNRLPDRVSAGPGTGEKVEHPLRKPIQIGDQVIELKICVGRIRVELSNAEAKEQIREVCEKLLPFPFEFREGHFLRKKPTVTDYAKLGPEADPRLLGMVDPKAKTDQLIFIEKQKEQEEDKDKDE; encoded by the coding sequence ATGTCAGACTCTGCTTCAAATACGGAAGATTCTATTCAAATCGAAATTTTTCCCAGTAGAATCCTGTCCCCTGAAACGGCTCAGAAGCTTATGGGCGAAATCTACAAGGTGGACGGGGTAATCCGCGTCATGGTGCAGGGCAACAGGCTGCCTGATAGGGTGTCTGCCGGCCCCGGTACTGGGGAAAAAGTGGAACATCCACTGAGAAAACCTATTCAGATTGGAGATCAGGTTATCGAATTGAAGATCTGTGTGGGCAGGATCAGGGTTGAACTTTCAAACGCCGAAGCTAAAGAACAGATCAGGGAAGTTTGCGAAAAATTGCTCCCATTCCCCTTTGAATTCAGGGAAGGACATTTCCTCAGGAAAAAGCCTACTGTAACTGACTATGCTAAACTTGGTCCTGAAGCAGACCCTCGGTTGCTTGGCATGGTAGACCCTAAAGCCAAGACAGACCAGCTCATCTTTATCGAGAAACAAAAGGAACAAGAAGAAGATAAGGACAAAGATGAGTGA
- the mcrC gene encoding methyl-coenzyme M reductase I operon protein C yields MMIDRETQVVDCRCGAGLGKGGGLAQRGTLSEAGRAEVVAIAMSPGQRHITKPVCEITYGMRKENIQVSVLVLYSGSGIPESGMRTGSFVLSPVEVAQIEMHKLAVIHLGNIKDHVVRKTREILSQANIPAIVVSQIPVDFEDFAEAGIKTRLVMPRDEDIRTKGIVMDMVSGVTRGDSCPRDKLNLIIKYVKTTLDQLEDHKGVA; encoded by the coding sequence ATGATGATTGATCGGGAAACACAGGTAGTTGATTGCCGATGCGGCGCAGGACTTGGCAAAGGAGGAGGGCTTGCCCAACGAGGTACTCTCTCGGAAGCCGGCCGTGCTGAGGTAGTAGCTATTGCCATGAGTCCCGGCCAGAGACATATCACAAAGCCGGTATGTGAGATCACATACGGCATGAGGAAAGAAAACATTCAGGTCAGTGTGCTGGTACTATACTCAGGTTCCGGAATCCCTGAATCAGGTATGAGAACCGGGTCTTTTGTACTGAGTCCGGTAGAAGTAGCACAGATTGAAATGCACAAGCTGGCCGTGATTCACCTCGGAAATATCAAGGATCATGTGGTTAGAAAAACCAGGGAAATCCTGAGCCAGGCTAATATTCCGGCGATTGTAGTCAGCCAGATCCCGGTAGATTTTGAGGATTTTGCAGAGGCAGGGATAAAGACGAGATTAGTAATGCCAAGGGATGAAGATATTCGTACAAAAGGAATTGTGATGGATATGGTGAGCGGAGTTACACGCGGTGACTCCTGTCCCAGAGACAAACTAAATCTTATCATTAAATACGTCAAGACTACATTAGACCAGTTAGAAGATCATAAAGGAGTTGCATGA
- the mcrG gene encoding coenzyme-B sulfoethylthiotransferase subunit gamma has protein sequence MAYERQYYPGATSVAANRRKHMSGKLEKLREISDEDLTAVLGHRAPGSDYPSTHPPLAEMGEPACSTRENVAATPGAAAGDRVRYIQFADSMYNAPATPYFRSYFAAINFRGVDPGTLSGRQIVEARERDMEQCAKVQMETEITDHALAGVRGATVHGHSVRLQEDGVMFDMLDRRRLENGTIIMDKDQVAIPLDRKVDLGKPMSSEEAAKRTTIYRVDNVAFRDDAEVVEWVHRIFDQRTKFGFQPK, from the coding sequence ATGGCTTACGAAAGACAATATTATCCAGGCGCAACATCAGTTGCCGCTAACAGAAGAAAACACATGTCTGGAAAACTTGAGAAACTCAGGGAAATTTCAGACGAAGACTTAACTGCAGTTCTCGGGCACCGCGCCCCAGGGAGTGACTATCCAAGCACCCACCCACCACTTGCAGAGATGGGAGAGCCCGCATGCTCGACCCGTGAAAATGTTGCAGCTACACCCGGTGCAGCAGCAGGAGACAGAGTAAGGTACATTCAGTTTGCTGACTCAATGTACAACGCGCCTGCAACCCCATATTTCAGATCCTATTTTGCAGCAATCAACTTCAGAGGTGTAGACCCAGGTACCCTTTCCGGTCGTCAGATCGTTGAAGCCCGTGAAAGAGATATGGAACAGTGCGCAAAGGTTCAGATGGAAACTGAAATCACTGACCACGCACTTGCAGGTGTGCGCGGTGCAACTGTGCACGGTCACTCTGTCCGTCTCCAGGAAGACGGTGTAATGTTCGACATGCTCGACAGGAGAAGACTCGAAAACGGTACCATCATAATGGACAAGGACCAGGTTGCAATTCCACTCGACAGGAAAGTAGACCTCGGCAAGCCAATGTCCAGCGAAGAAGCTGCAAAGAGAACCACCATTTACCGTGTGGACAATGTAGCCTTCAGGGACGATGCAGAAGTCGTCGAATGGGTACACAGGATATTCGATCAGAGGACAAAATTCGGTTTCCAGCCGAAATGA
- the mcrA gene encoding coenzyme-B sulfoethylthiotransferase subunit alpha: MAADIFSKFKKDMEVKFAQEFGSNKQTGGDITDKTAKFLRLGPEQDPRKVEMIKAGKEIAEKRGIAFYNPMMHSGAPLGQRAITPYTISGTDIVCEPDDLHYVNNAAMQQMWDDIRRTCIVGLDMAHETLEKRLGKEVTPETINHYLEVLNHAMPGAAVVQEMMVETHPALVDDCYVKVFTGDDALADEIDKQFLIDINKEFSEEQAAQIKASIGKTSWQAIHIPTIVSRTTDGAQTSRWAAMQIGMSFISAYAMCAGEAAVADLSFAAKHAALVSMGEMLPARRARGPNEPGGLSFGHLSDIVQTSRVSEDPAKIALEVVGAGCMLYDQIWLGSYMSGGVGFTQYATAAYTDDILDNNTYYDVDYINDKYNGAATVGKDNKVKASLEVVKDIATESTLYGIETYEKFPTALEDHFGGSQRATVLAAAAGVACSLATGNANAGLSGWYLSMYLHKEAWGRLGFFGFDLQDQCGATNVLSYQGDEGLPDELRGPNYPNYAMNVGHQGGYAGIAQAAHSGRGDAFTVNPLLKVCFADDLLPFNFAEPRREFGRGAIREFVPAGERSLVIPAK, from the coding sequence ATGGCAGCAGACATTTTCTCAAAATTTAAAAAGGATATGGAAGTCAAGTTCGCACAGGAATTTGGTTCAAACAAGCAGACTGGTGGCGACATTACCGACAAGACTGCAAAGTTCCTGAGACTGGGCCCTGAGCAGGACCCCAGAAAAGTCGAAATGATTAAAGCCGGTAAGGAAATTGCTGAGAAGAGAGGTATTGCATTCTACAACCCAATGATGCACTCCGGTGCTCCTCTCGGTCAGCGTGCAATCACTCCTTACACCATCTCCGGCACTGATATTGTTTGTGAACCTGATGACCTCCACTACGTGAACAACGCTGCAATGCAGCAGATGTGGGATGACATCAGAAGAACTTGTATTGTCGGTCTTGACATGGCTCACGAGACCCTCGAGAAGAGGCTGGGTAAGGAAGTCACTCCTGAAACCATCAACCACTACCTTGAAGTCCTTAACCACGCCATGCCCGGTGCAGCAGTGGTTCAGGAAATGATGGTCGAAACCCACCCTGCCCTTGTTGACGACTGTTACGTGAAAGTCTTCACAGGTGACGATGCTCTCGCAGACGAAATCGACAAGCAGTTCCTTATTGACATCAACAAGGAATTCTCAGAAGAACAGGCAGCTCAGATTAAGGCCTCCATCGGCAAGACTTCCTGGCAGGCAATCCACATCCCAACAATTGTCTCCAGAACAACAGACGGTGCTCAGACCTCCAGGTGGGCAGCCATGCAGATCGGTATGTCTTTCATCTCCGCATACGCAATGTGTGCTGGTGAAGCAGCCGTCGCTGACCTGTCCTTCGCTGCAAAGCACGCAGCTCTTGTCTCCATGGGTGAAATGCTTCCAGCAAGGCGTGCACGTGGACCTAACGAGCCTGGTGGACTTTCCTTCGGTCACCTGTCAGACATAGTCCAGACAAGCCGTGTCTCTGAAGACCCAGCAAAGATTGCTCTTGAAGTCGTCGGTGCAGGCTGTATGCTCTACGACCAGATCTGGCTCGGATCCTACATGTCCGGTGGTGTCGGATTCACACAGTATGCAACAGCTGCATACACCGATGATATCCTCGACAACAACACCTACTACGACGTTGACTACATCAATGACAAGTACAACGGTGCTGCAACTGTCGGTAAGGACAACAAGGTAAAGGCAAGCCTCGAAGTCGTAAAGGACATAGCAACCGAATCCACACTCTATGGTATCGAGACCTACGAGAAGTTCCCGACTGCCCTTGAAGACCACTTCGGTGGGTCCCAGAGAGCAACCGTGCTCGCAGCTGCAGCCGGTGTTGCATGCTCTCTTGCTACAGGAAACGCCAATGCCGGTCTCTCAGGTTGGTACCTCTCCATGTACCTGCACAAGGAAGCATGGGGCAGACTCGGATTCTTCGGTTTCGACCTGCAGGACCAGTGCGGTGCCACAAATGTTCTGTCCTACCAGGGCGACGAAGGTCTCCCAGACGAACTCCGTGGTCCAAACTACCCCAACTACGCAATGAACGTTGGTCACCAGGGTGGATACGCAGGTATCGCTCAGGCAGCTCACTCCGGCCGTGGCGACGCATTTACCGTCAACCCACTCCTCAAGGTCTGCTTCGCTGACGACCTCCTGCCCTTCAACTTTGCAGAGCCCAGGAGAGAGTTCGGCCGCGGTGCCATCAGAGAGTTCGTGCCTGCTGGTGAGAGATCTCTCGTCATTCCAGCAAAATAA
- a CDS encoding 50S ribosomal protein L11 methyltransferase codes for MRCRCGDTCIRPISEALKDIELFYKPCNDCKTEKIKKFSPLAEQINLDEIDNYFGSCKCGKRHLDIVMSHVLKVMIDEGIKDKKANLRNSCVPLVTPGYPTDSAPYLPKDSLVILSNEVDKRCAETIIKEVGEVRGVLKGDIRKTVGIRDSDSNPHVYELLAGCDLRCDIVQTPYGTLGIYKYQREIHIEFPQVKSPKIEILEKALKDYDAPTVLDCTCGPGTLGIACLKAEAQKVVFNDIWSPAIEITLINLEANGFPIKLLGSKEGLIASGDKFEVYSMDLRELTNCLDEKFDVCIIDTFPGVDTTEFVEAAGKLGKKVVVV; via the coding sequence ATGAGGTGTAGGTGTGGAGATACGTGTATAAGGCCTATTTCGGAAGCACTAAAAGACATTGAGTTATTCTACAAACCATGCAACGATTGCAAAACCGAAAAAATAAAAAAATTCTCCCCTCTAGCAGAACAGATTAACTTAGATGAAATAGATAACTATTTTGGAAGTTGTAAATGCGGAAAGAGGCATCTTGATATTGTAATGTCTCACGTACTAAAAGTAATGATCGATGAAGGAATAAAAGATAAAAAAGCTAATTTAAGAAACTCATGTGTTCCCCTTGTGACTCCTGGCTATCCAACTGATTCTGCTCCCTATTTACCTAAGGATTCTTTAGTAATATTATCTAATGAAGTGGATAAAAGATGTGCTGAAACAATTATAAAGGAAGTTGGGGAAGTTAGAGGGGTTTTAAAGGGGGATATAAGAAAAACTGTGGGTATAAGAGATTCTGATTCTAATCCTCATGTATATGAACTTCTTGCTGGATGCGATCTGAGATGTGATATTGTACAGACTCCTTATGGTACTTTAGGAATATATAAATATCAGCGTGAAATTCACATAGAGTTCCCACAGGTAAAATCGCCCAAAATAGAGATACTTGAAAAAGCTTTGAAAGATTATGATGCGCCTACTGTTCTTGATTGTACATGTGGCCCTGGGACTTTAGGAATCGCATGCCTTAAAGCCGAAGCGCAAAAAGTTGTTTTTAATGATATATGGAGTCCTGCAATAGAAATTACTTTGATTAATTTAGAAGCTAATGGATTTCCGATCAAACTTTTAGGCAGCAAAGAAGGATTAATAGCATCTGGAGACAAGTTTGAAGTTTATAGTATGGATCTAAGAGAATTAACGAATTGTTTAGATGAAAAATTTGATGTTTGTATTATAGATACATTTCCTGGTGTGGACACAACAGAATTTGTTGAAGCTGCAGGCAAATTAGGCAAAAAAGTTGTCGTGGTTTGA
- the aroA gene encoding 3-phosphoshikimate 1-carboxyvinyltransferase, with product MRVSIDKSSIKGEVFAPPSKSYTHRAVTLAALSKESTVRHPLISADTLATVRASEMFGALVEREEDRLIIHGINGKPNVPDDVIDAANSGTTLRFMTAVAALTDGITVLTGDASLRTRPNGPLLEVLNRLGVKACSTRGNERAPLVVKGGLKGQDVSIDGSISSQFISALLITCPLAENSTILSITGKIKSRPYVDITLEMLELAGVKVHIDDSNGTRFIIPGKQKYDFKDYTVPGDFSSASYLLAAAAMTDGSEVTVKNLFPSKQGDKVIIETLKQMGADITWDKEAGNVTVKGGRQLKAITFDAGANPDLVPTVAVLAAVAKGTSRIENAEHVRYKETDRLRALATELPKLGVDLKEERDSLTITGGKLHGASVHGWDDHRIVMALSVAGIVAGNTKIDTTESASISYPEFFKDMRSLGAKIKDFSKE from the coding sequence ATGCGTGTTTCTATTGACAAATCCTCAATCAAAGGGGAAGTCTTTGCCCCACCTTCAAAGAGTTACACTCACAGAGCTGTAACCCTGGCAGCTCTTTCAAAAGAATCAACCGTCAGGCATCCCCTGATTTCGGCCGATACTCTTGCCACAGTCCGGGCTTCCGAGATGTTTGGGGCTTTGGTTGAGAGGGAAGAAGACAGACTTATTATCCACGGAATTAATGGAAAACCCAATGTACCTGATGATGTAATTGATGCTGCAAATTCAGGGACAACTCTTCGCTTTATGACCGCAGTAGCAGCACTTACTGATGGAATTACAGTGCTTACCGGAGACGCTTCCCTTCGTACCCGGCCAAACGGACCTCTACTTGAAGTTCTCAATCGACTGGGAGTAAAAGCCTGCTCCACTCGAGGAAATGAGAGAGCTCCACTTGTCGTTAAAGGTGGACTTAAGGGACAGGATGTGAGTATTGACGGCTCTATCAGTTCTCAGTTTATCTCGGCTCTTCTAATAACCTGCCCACTTGCCGAAAACAGTACCATCCTTTCTATTACAGGAAAAATAAAGTCAAGACCTTATGTAGACATAACCCTTGAAATGCTTGAACTGGCAGGCGTTAAAGTTCATATCGATGACAGTAATGGTACCAGATTTATAATCCCGGGAAAACAGAAGTATGATTTCAAAGATTATACTGTTCCCGGTGACTTTTCTTCTGCATCCTACCTTCTTGCAGCCGCAGCCATGACCGATGGATCTGAAGTTACAGTCAAAAACCTCTTCCCTTCAAAACAGGGAGATAAGGTAATCATTGAAACCCTGAAACAGATGGGAGCAGATATCACATGGGATAAAGAAGCAGGCAATGTGACCGTTAAAGGAGGAAGACAATTAAAAGCCATAACCTTTGACGCCGGAGCAAACCCTGATCTTGTCCCGACAGTTGCTGTCCTTGCTGCAGTTGCCAAAGGGACGAGCAGGATTGAAAATGCCGAACATGTCCGATATAAGGAAACGGACCGTCTGCGAGCTCTTGCAACCGAACTTCCGAAACTTGGGGTAGACCTAAAAGAAGAAAGAGACAGCCTGACAATTACCGGCGGAAAACTGCATGGAGCGTCAGTGCATGGCTGGGATGACCACAGAATAGTTATGGCTCTTTCAGTGGCAGGAATTGTTGCAGGAAATACAAAAATTGATACAACAGAATCCGCGTCAATTTCGTATCCGGAGTTCTTTAAAGATATGCGCAGCCTTGGAGCAAAAATTAAAGATTTCTCAAAAGAATAA